In Girardinichthys multiradiatus isolate DD_20200921_A chromosome 18, DD_fGirMul_XY1, whole genome shotgun sequence, a single window of DNA contains:
- the plch1 gene encoding 1-phosphatidylinositol 4,5-bisphosphate phosphodiesterase eta-1 isoform X5 yields the protein MSSRVVNRKGEPQYRRHFLTDNSIFHVERCMSVMQSGTQMVKLKAGSKGLVRLFYLDEHRSCIRWKPSRKSEKAKITIDSLYKVTEGGQSDIFQRHADGSFNQACCFTVYHGNHMESLDLVTSNAEEARTWITGLGYLMAGISDEDSLAKRQRTHDQWMKQTFEEADKNGDGLLNIDEIYQLLHKLNVNLPRRKIKQMFQEADTDDHQGTLTYEEFSVFYKMMSLRRDLFLLMMAYSDRKDHLTAEELTNFLRNEQKMTNMTSEYVAEITEKFEVSDENKQRGILGIEGFTSFMRSPTCDIFNPLHHEVNQDMEQPLCNYFVASSHNTYLTGDQLLSHSKTDMYAWVLQSGCRCVEVDCWDGADGEPMVQHGYTLTSKITFKSVIETINKYAFINNQYPVILSIENHCSIQQQKKIAQYLREIFGDKLDVGDVLSRDFKTLPSPHSLQGKILIKGKRLPAYLSADAEEGEVSDDDSADEIEEDFKLKSSNGNGHHQVESHIRKKLDCLLKESRIVDKEDTDSFSIRALLRATHQGLQKNLRQSSKGVLKKSQSRSLITTLKQKRHSKSRLACQSMEKEEDVQEKSGREAGGQFNRGGRKRKTIKLSRDLSNLVIFTNSVASQECLNEGSPGDVLSFSETRAQSLVNHRTEQFLAFNQRQLSRIYPSAYRIDSSNFNPQFYWNVGCQLVALNYQTDGRMMQLNRSKFMVNGGIGYVLKPPPMCKGSFNPFSDDPLPAYPKKQLILKIISGQQLPKPPDSMLGDRGEIIDPFVEVEIIGLPVDCCKEQTRVVDDNGFNPVWEETLSFTLHMAELALVRFLVWDHDPIGRDFIGQRTVAFSSLMPGYRHVYLEGLTEASIFVHVSVHDVYGKWSPLVLNPSFTIMHFLGTSKSHQLRGIRGFFHRSSKSSVDTNTSGLRKRSISDHLLRRTASAPAKGRKKTKMALSESVASISDHRNGADAGASGGEGLSVRAEGAEKPLQPRVPLIHRPISMPLDRLLQGQLSICSPDKEQHDIGADTIIVEN from the exons TCACCATAGATTCCCTTTACAAGGTGACTGAGGGTGGTCAGTCAGATATCTTCCAACGGCATGCAGATGGCAGCTTCAATCAGGCCTGTTGCTTTACGGTTTACCATGGAAACCACATGGAGTCCCTCGACCTGGTTACATCGAACGCAGAGGAGGCCAGAACCTGGATCACCGGCCTCGGCTACCTGATGGCCGGGATTAGTGATGAGGACTCGTTGGCCAAGCGACAACGCACGCATGACCA GTGGATGAAGCAGACGTTTGAGGAAGCCGATAAAAATGGAGATGGCCTACTGAACATTGATGAAATCTACCAACTTCTTCACAAGCTGAATGTTAATTTGCCACGCAGGAAGATAAAGCAAATGTTTCag GAGGCAGACACCGATGATCACCAGGGGACACTGACATATGAGGAGTTCTCCGTCTTCTACAAGATGATGTCTCTGAGACGGGACCTGTTCCTGCTTATGATGGCGTACAGTGACAGGAAGGACCATCTGACTGCAGAAGAGCTTACCAACTTCCTGCGCAATGAGCAGAAG ATGACCAACATGACTTCAGAGTATGTTGCCGAAATAACTGAAAAGTTCGAGGTGtctgatgaaaacaaacaaagaggCATTTTGGGGATAGAAG GTTTTACAAGTTTTATGCGCAGTCCAACCTGTGACATTTTCAACCCTTTGCATCATGAAGTGAACCAGGACATGGAGCAGCCTCTGTGTAACTACTTCGTTGCCTCCTCTCATAACACATACCTGACCGGAGACCAGCTCCTCTCCCACTCCAAGACGGATATGTACGCCTGGGTGCTGCAATCTGGCTGCCGCTGTGTTGAAG TTGATTGTTGGGATGGAGCTGATGGAGAGCCGATGGTGCAACATGGATACACCCTCACAtccaaaataacattcaagtcTGTCATAGAGACCATCAACAAATATGCCTTCATAAATAACCA ATATCCAGTGATTCTGTCCATCGAGAACCACTGTAGCATCCAGCAGCAGAAAAAGATTGCACAGTACTTGCGGGAAATCTTCGGAGACAAACTAGACGTGGGAGATGTGCTGAGCAGAGACTTCAAAACATTACCCAGTCCACATAGCCTGCAAGGGAAGATCCTCATCAAA GGAAAGCGCCTGCCCGCCTATCTGTCTGCGGATGCTGAAGAGGGGGAGGTGTCTGACGATGACAGCGCTGATGAGATTGAAGAAGACTTCAAACTCAAAAGCAGTAAT GGCAATGGCCATCACCAAGTGGAGTCTCACATCAGAAAGAAACTAGATTGTCTCCTCAAGGAGTCTCGAATTGTAGACAAGGAGGACACCGACAGCTTCAGCATCCGAGCTCTTCTTAGAGCAACACACCAGGGCCTTCAGAAGAACCTACGGCAG aGCTCCAAAGGGGTTCTGAAGAAATCCCAAAGCAGGTCCCTTATCACAACACTCAAACAGAAG AGGCACTCCAAATCAAGGCTGGCATGTCAAAGCATGGAGAAAGAGGAAGATGTTCAGGAAAAATCTGGGAGAGAGGCTGGAGGACAGTTCAACAG gGGTGGAAGGAAGAGGAAGACAATAAAACTAAGTAGAGATCTGTCAAACCTGGTGATCTTTACCAATTCGGTTGCCTCACAGGAGTGCTTAAATGAAG GGAGTCCAGGTGACGTTTTGTCGTTCAGCGAGACCAGAGCGCAATCGCTGGTCAACCACAGGACTGAGCAGTTCCTGGCTTTCAACCAGAGACAGCTGTCAAGGATTTATCCCTCAGCCTATCGTATCGACTCATCTAATTTTAACCCGCAGTTCTACTGGAACGTTGGTTGTCAGTTGG ttgcaCTGAACTATCAGACAGATGGGCGGATGATGCAGCTCAACAGATCCAAGTTCATGGTGAATGGAGGTATTGGCTACGTCCTCAAGCCCCCTCCCATGTGTAAAG GCTCTTTCAACCCATTCAGCGATGACCCACTTCCAGCTTACCCCAAGAAGCAGCTCATACTCAAGATCATTAGTGGACAGCAGCTGCCCAAACCACCGGACTCCATGCTGGGGGACCGTGGAGAG ATTATTGATCCATTCGTTGAAGTGGAGATCATTGGTTTGCCCGTTGACTGCTGCAAGGAACAGACGAGAGTTGTTGATGATAATG GTTTTAATCCAGTGTGGGAGGAGACTCTGTCCTTCACACTTCACATGGCTGAGCTGGCACTTGTACGTTTCCTTGTCTGGGACCATGACCCAATCGGACGAGACTTTATTGGTCAACGGACTGTTGCCTTTAGCAGCCTGATGCCTG GTTACAGACATGTTTACCTGGAGGGACTGACAGAGGCTTCCATCTTTGTGCATGTGTCAGTGCATGATGTCTATGGGAAG TGGAGCCCTCTTGTCCTGAACCCAAGTTTTACCATAATGCACTTTTTAGGAACTAGCAAG AGTCATCAACTACGAGGCATTCGAGGTTTCTTCCACCGTTCCTCCAAGTCCTCGGTGGACACAAACACCTCTGGTCTTCGGAAGCGCTCAATTAGTGATCACCTCCTGCGACGAACAGCTAGCGCCCCGGCAAAGGGACGGAAAAAGACAAAGATGGCTCTATCGGAGTCAGTTGCTTCAATATCTGATCATAGGAATGGTGCTGATGCAGGAGCATCAGGAGGAGAAGGGCTCTCAGTGAGGGCAGAAGGAGCTGAAAAGCCACTTCAGCCTCGAGTCCCACTTATCCATAGACCCATTTCCATGCCATTAGATCGGCTCCTGCAAGGGCAGCTGTCAATCTGCTCCCCAGACAAGGAGCAGCATGATATTGGTGCAGACACTATCATCG TAGAGAACTGA
- the plch1 gene encoding 1-phosphatidylinositol 4,5-bisphosphate phosphodiesterase eta-1 isoform X6, with translation MSSRVVNRKGEPQYRRHFLTDNSIFHVERCMSVMQSGTQMVKLKAGSKGLVRLFYLDEHRSCIRWKPSRKSEKAKITIDSLYKVTEGGQSDIFQRHADGSFNQACCFTVYHGNHMESLDLVTSNAEEARTWITGLGYLMAGISDEDSLAKRQRTHDQWMKQTFEEADKNGDGLLNIDEIYQLLHKLNVNLPRRKIKQMFQEADTDDHQGTLTYEEFSVFYKMMSLRRDLFLLMMAYSDRKDHLTAEELTNFLRNEQKMTNMTSEYVAEITEKFEVSDENKQRGILGIEGFTSFMRSPTCDIFNPLHHEVNQDMEQPLCNYFVASSHNTYLTGDQLLSHSKTDMYAWVLQSGCRCVEVDCWDGADGEPMVQHGYTLTSKITFKSVIETINKYAFINNQYPVILSIENHCSIQQQKKIAQYLREIFGDKLDVGDVLSRDFKTLPSPHSLQGKILIKGKRLPAYLSADAEEGEVSDDDSADEIEEDFKLKSSNGNGHHQVESHIRKKLDCLLKESRIVDKEDTDSFSIRALLRATHQGLQKNLRQSSKGVLKKSQSRSLITTLKQKRHSKSRLACQSMEKEEDVQEKSGREAGGQFNRGGRKRKTIKLSRDLSNLVIFTNSVASQECLNEGSPGDVLSFSETRAQSLVNHRTEQFLAFNQRQLSRIYPSAYRIDSSNFNPQFYWNVGCQLVALNYQTDGRMMQLNRSKFMVNGGIGYVLKPPPMCKGSFNPFSDDPLPAYPKKQLILKIISGQQLPKPPDSMLGDRGEIIDPFVEVEIIGLPVDCCKEQTRVVDDNGFNPVWEETLSFTLHMAELALVRFLVWDHDPIGRDFIGQRTVAFSSLMPGYRHVYLEGLTEASIFVHVSVHDVYGKWSPLVLNPSFTIMHFLGTSKSHQLRGIRGFFHRSSKSSVDTNTSGLRKRSISDHLLRRTASAPAKGRKKTKMALSESVASISDHRNGADAGASGGEGLSVRAEGAEKPLQPRVPLIHRPISMPLDRLLQGQLSICSPDKEQHDIGADTIIEN, from the exons TCACCATAGATTCCCTTTACAAGGTGACTGAGGGTGGTCAGTCAGATATCTTCCAACGGCATGCAGATGGCAGCTTCAATCAGGCCTGTTGCTTTACGGTTTACCATGGAAACCACATGGAGTCCCTCGACCTGGTTACATCGAACGCAGAGGAGGCCAGAACCTGGATCACCGGCCTCGGCTACCTGATGGCCGGGATTAGTGATGAGGACTCGTTGGCCAAGCGACAACGCACGCATGACCA GTGGATGAAGCAGACGTTTGAGGAAGCCGATAAAAATGGAGATGGCCTACTGAACATTGATGAAATCTACCAACTTCTTCACAAGCTGAATGTTAATTTGCCACGCAGGAAGATAAAGCAAATGTTTCag GAGGCAGACACCGATGATCACCAGGGGACACTGACATATGAGGAGTTCTCCGTCTTCTACAAGATGATGTCTCTGAGACGGGACCTGTTCCTGCTTATGATGGCGTACAGTGACAGGAAGGACCATCTGACTGCAGAAGAGCTTACCAACTTCCTGCGCAATGAGCAGAAG ATGACCAACATGACTTCAGAGTATGTTGCCGAAATAACTGAAAAGTTCGAGGTGtctgatgaaaacaaacaaagaggCATTTTGGGGATAGAAG GTTTTACAAGTTTTATGCGCAGTCCAACCTGTGACATTTTCAACCCTTTGCATCATGAAGTGAACCAGGACATGGAGCAGCCTCTGTGTAACTACTTCGTTGCCTCCTCTCATAACACATACCTGACCGGAGACCAGCTCCTCTCCCACTCCAAGACGGATATGTACGCCTGGGTGCTGCAATCTGGCTGCCGCTGTGTTGAAG TTGATTGTTGGGATGGAGCTGATGGAGAGCCGATGGTGCAACATGGATACACCCTCACAtccaaaataacattcaagtcTGTCATAGAGACCATCAACAAATATGCCTTCATAAATAACCA ATATCCAGTGATTCTGTCCATCGAGAACCACTGTAGCATCCAGCAGCAGAAAAAGATTGCACAGTACTTGCGGGAAATCTTCGGAGACAAACTAGACGTGGGAGATGTGCTGAGCAGAGACTTCAAAACATTACCCAGTCCACATAGCCTGCAAGGGAAGATCCTCATCAAA GGAAAGCGCCTGCCCGCCTATCTGTCTGCGGATGCTGAAGAGGGGGAGGTGTCTGACGATGACAGCGCTGATGAGATTGAAGAAGACTTCAAACTCAAAAGCAGTAAT GGCAATGGCCATCACCAAGTGGAGTCTCACATCAGAAAGAAACTAGATTGTCTCCTCAAGGAGTCTCGAATTGTAGACAAGGAGGACACCGACAGCTTCAGCATCCGAGCTCTTCTTAGAGCAACACACCAGGGCCTTCAGAAGAACCTACGGCAG aGCTCCAAAGGGGTTCTGAAGAAATCCCAAAGCAGGTCCCTTATCACAACACTCAAACAGAAG AGGCACTCCAAATCAAGGCTGGCATGTCAAAGCATGGAGAAAGAGGAAGATGTTCAGGAAAAATCTGGGAGAGAGGCTGGAGGACAGTTCAACAG gGGTGGAAGGAAGAGGAAGACAATAAAACTAAGTAGAGATCTGTCAAACCTGGTGATCTTTACCAATTCGGTTGCCTCACAGGAGTGCTTAAATGAAG GGAGTCCAGGTGACGTTTTGTCGTTCAGCGAGACCAGAGCGCAATCGCTGGTCAACCACAGGACTGAGCAGTTCCTGGCTTTCAACCAGAGACAGCTGTCAAGGATTTATCCCTCAGCCTATCGTATCGACTCATCTAATTTTAACCCGCAGTTCTACTGGAACGTTGGTTGTCAGTTGG ttgcaCTGAACTATCAGACAGATGGGCGGATGATGCAGCTCAACAGATCCAAGTTCATGGTGAATGGAGGTATTGGCTACGTCCTCAAGCCCCCTCCCATGTGTAAAG GCTCTTTCAACCCATTCAGCGATGACCCACTTCCAGCTTACCCCAAGAAGCAGCTCATACTCAAGATCATTAGTGGACAGCAGCTGCCCAAACCACCGGACTCCATGCTGGGGGACCGTGGAGAG ATTATTGATCCATTCGTTGAAGTGGAGATCATTGGTTTGCCCGTTGACTGCTGCAAGGAACAGACGAGAGTTGTTGATGATAATG GTTTTAATCCAGTGTGGGAGGAGACTCTGTCCTTCACACTTCACATGGCTGAGCTGGCACTTGTACGTTTCCTTGTCTGGGACCATGACCCAATCGGACGAGACTTTATTGGTCAACGGACTGTTGCCTTTAGCAGCCTGATGCCTG GTTACAGACATGTTTACCTGGAGGGACTGACAGAGGCTTCCATCTTTGTGCATGTGTCAGTGCATGATGTCTATGGGAAG TGGAGCCCTCTTGTCCTGAACCCAAGTTTTACCATAATGCACTTTTTAGGAACTAGCAAG AGTCATCAACTACGAGGCATTCGAGGTTTCTTCCACCGTTCCTCCAAGTCCTCGGTGGACACAAACACCTCTGGTCTTCGGAAGCGCTCAATTAGTGATCACCTCCTGCGACGAACAGCTAGCGCCCCGGCAAAGGGACGGAAAAAGACAAAGATGGCTCTATCGGAGTCAGTTGCTTCAATATCTGATCATAGGAATGGTGCTGATGCAGGAGCATCAGGAGGAGAAGGGCTCTCAGTGAGGGCAGAAGGAGCTGAAAAGCCACTTCAGCCTCGAGTCCCACTTATCCATAGACCCATTTCCATGCCATTAGATCGGCTCCTGCAAGGGCAGCTGTCAATCTGCTCCCCAGACAAGGAGCAGCATGATATTGGTGCAGACACTATCATCG AGAACTGA